The genome window TCATATCAAAATACATATAGGCCTCCATACGGCGTTCATGCGTATGACAGGGCATGGTATTCCAAACACTGCCCGGTTCCAGGATGGTCATTCCCATGACAAGCTGACAACTCTGACAAACTGCAGGATGAACAAACTGATTGATTGTTCTTTTATTCAGATTGGCATCGTCTCCCAACTCCACTTTGTTCGCTTTATCAAGATCAATGAGTACCGTTGGATAGCTATGATGAGCAGGAGTACTATTGATATAAAACTTAGCAGGGTTCTTCTTATCACTGCTTTTAAAAGAGACTTCCTTGATTCCCATGCCCACATAAGCACCTTCCCGGCTGCCCACACTGTGTTCGGTGCCATCTAAAATGAGAATGCCCTCACCTCCAATGTTAATGACACCCATTTCACGACGTTCCAGAAAAAAGTCCACTCCCATTTCCTTGCCGGCTTCTAGGGTCAATTTCTTTTTCGCAGGCATAATGCCTCCGACAATAATTCTGTCCACATGGGAATAAGTCAGCTGGACTTCATCTGCTACAAAAAGCGACTCAATGAGGTAGTGCTTCCTCAGCTCCTCAGTGGTATACTTTTTGGCATCCTCCGGATGATTCGCATACCTGATATCCATTTCCATAAAATCCTCCCCGCCGTTAATACGGCTAACTAATTACTTGTATTGATGATTTTAAGACTCCTAAGCAAAACTGAAAATGAGCCCTTCAACCTCCTGCAGGATGATCACCGGGTTTGTCAAATCCGAGCAGCCTTGAAAGCCGCAGACCTGCATCCATTAGGATTTCCCCCTCTTTGTTGACATCTCTGTGATCCGAATAGAGACCGGCCGCACTGATCCCGGCAACGGCACTACCGGAATGATCAAACACAGGAGCTCCCACACAAAATACAAAATCCAGAACTTCTCTGTCATCCAGAGAATATCCCCTCTGGCGTATAGCCTCCAAATCAATGATCAAATCTTCTTTATTCATAATAGTCCGCTTCGTTCTCCGCCGGAATTCCAGAGAATCCAGGAGGGGAGAAATTTGATTTTCCGGCAATTGCGACAGGATGGCCTTACCTAAAGCGGTACAATAAACATCCCCCCGGTTCCCGATGCTGGCAGTATGAATAGGGACATTCTGGGGTTCCTTTTTATAGAGATAAATGATCTGATTCCCATCGAGTAAGGCCAGAAAAACGGTCATATTCAAAAGAGTAGACGTCTCATCAATGATTGGGCGGGCCCTGGAAACAAAATCCATATTCCGGAGAAAACGGTTGCCGATGACAAAGGCCTGAACCCCCACCTGATACCGTATCTGACGGCCTTCAACAGACTGGATCATCGATTTCTCCAACAGCATCTGCACAATTTCATAGGCTGTAGTCTTGGGAATAGCCGTCTCATTCACAATCTCTTTGAGAGTAAGCCCTGTCTTTGATTCAGAAAGGAGGGTCAGTATGTCAACGGCTCTCACCACGCTGCGTTTCGTCACAAGAATAGTTTATTATTCCTATATCTGGAAATCAATTCGTATATACGGTTTTAATTCAATTAACCAACTCTTTCCCACAGATCCTCTTAGAAAAAGACTTCTCACCGGATTATTCTTTGAGATCGACCCTTTTAGGATGAAAAAAATTGATTTTCTCTACAAAACTACACATATACTAGTTTTTCAGTAGTACATTCATTATCTTTAATTTGCCTTCTACAAAAAATAATCCAAAATTTGAATAATGGATTAGAATGTATAAGGATTAAAGCAAGTTTAAAAATTTGTGATAGCAAGAACTAAAACAACATTACATCGAAAGAGGGAATAATGTCTGAATACTTAGATAATGACCCGGAAGAAACCCGGGAATGGTTGGAAGCACTTGAAGGAGTGATAGGAGTTGAGGGTACTGAAAAAGCACACTACCTGATTCAGAATCTCATCGATCAGGCAAGAAAAAGAGGGATAAAAGTACCCTATAGAGCCACGACACCCTATATCAATACATTGACCCCGGAAGAATCTGAAAAGATGCCGGGAAACACTCT of Oceanispirochaeta crateris contains these proteins:
- the kduI gene encoding 5-dehydro-4-deoxy-D-glucuronate isomerase; translated protein: MEMDIRYANHPEDAKKYTTEELRKHYLIESLFVADEVQLTYSHVDRIIVGGIMPAKKKLTLEAGKEMGVDFFLERREMGVINIGGEGILILDGTEHSVGSREGAYVGMGIKEVSFKSSDKKNPAKFYINSTPAHHSYPTVLIDLDKANKVELGDDANLNKRTINQFVHPAVCQSCQLVMGMTILEPGSVWNTMPCHTHERRMEAYMYFDMKEDTRVFHLMGQPSETRHIVMANEQAVISPSWSIHSGVGTSNYTFIWGMCGENITFNDMDFVDMKDLK
- a CDS encoding IclR family transcriptional regulator, whose protein sequence is MTKRSVVRAVDILTLLSESKTGLTLKEIVNETAIPKTTAYEIVQMLLEKSMIQSVEGRQIRYQVGVQAFVIGNRFLRNMDFVSRARPIIDETSTLLNMTVFLALLDGNQIIYLYKKEPQNVPIHTASIGNRGDVYCTALGKAILSQLPENQISPLLDSLEFRRRTKRTIMNKEDLIIDLEAIRQRGYSLDDREVLDFVFCVGAPVFDHSGSAVAGISAAGLYSDHRDVNKEGEILMDAGLRLSRLLGFDKPGDHPAGG